Proteins found in one Asterias amurensis chromosome 13, ASM3211899v1 genomic segment:
- the LOC139946441 gene encoding inhibin beta E chain-like: MAVLSWQAIAFVLINCIILATNFAHGGILPSTSPELAPVTNSNTSIESVNITNPDGQANQMTTRLFVGQTAPVDGVESADEEGVPPPKRAGQYNLNNSPKDSGEKSHGKHKAAGQSKAESVSTSESTDPPSNPFLIGEKERATRLEMFKESFLHKLGLKAPPNVTQPKPNLPSVVLSRLLNREQNDQPRLQDTTPRKIVVFAEEGEVECGVDVDDSSCFKFEVTDALDNSVVSSALIWVYITHAPEGSSVVISRPKHHYGNGRVLVTRKLYSQEGWVEVEIPLERHKWNRQQHYFVITTKPTHEIGNRTVSRDSSLRPMLMMTLTRNEWSHRTRRSTGLCTANQTSCCVKDFVADFRLIGWSSWIIRPLEFNVRYCTGSCGAATRNYLSDHAEVVSLHIENNAGGTDMAMCCVPKDISGMEVIYLENNVVHTTTIKVIVETCGCA, translated from the exons ATGGCCGTACTGTCTTGGCAAGCAATAGCAttcgtgttgataaactgtatTATTCTCGCCACTAACTTTGCTCATGGTGGAATTCTGCCAAGTACGAGTCCGGAGCTTGCCCCCGTGACTAACAGTAACACATCGATTGAATCAGTAAACATAACAAATCCAGACGGGCAAGCTAACCAGATGACCACCCGGCTCTTCGTGGGGCAAACAGCTCCGGTAGACGGTGTGGAAAGTGCGGATGAAGAGGGGGTGCCACCACCGAAACGAGCCGGACAGTACAACCTAAACAACTCGCCAAAAGACAGCGGGGAAAAATCGCATGGAAAACACAAAGCTGCTGGACAATCCAAAGCCGAGTCGGTGTCTACTTCCGAGTCGACCGACCCCCCTTCCAACCCGTTCCTCATCGGGGAAAAAGAGAGAGCTACCCGGCTAGAGATGTTCAAAGAGTCGTTCTTACATAAGTTGGGTCTCAAAGCTCCTCCCAATGTCACGCAACCTAAACCCAATTTACCGTCCGTTGTGCTGAGCCGGCTGCTGAACAGAGAGCAGAATGACCAGCCGCGTCTTCAAGACACTACGCCAAGGAAGATCGTCGTGTTTGCTGAGGAAG GTGAAGTGGAATGTGGGGTCGATGTTGATGACAGTTCATGCTTCAAGTTCGAGGTTACAGATGCGCTGGATAACTCTGTCGTAAGTTCTGCATTAATTTGGGTCTACATCACGCATGCGCCCGAGGGCTCATCCGTCGTCATCAGCCGACCGAAGCATCACTATGGCAACGGACGGGTCCTCGTCACCCGAAAGCTGTACTCTCAAGAAGGATGGGTGGAGGTGGAGATCCCGCTGGAACGTCACAAATGGAACCGCCAGCAGCACTACTTCGTGATCACTACAAAACCCACCCACGAAATTGGGAACCGCACCGTGTCCAGGGATTCCAGCCTGCGTCCCATGCTGATGATGACACTGACCCGGAACGAGTGGTCGCACCGGACGCGCCGGAGCACCGGACTGTGCACCGCCAATCAGACCTCGTGCTGCGTCAAGGACTTTGTGGCGGACTTTAGACTGATTGGCTGGTCATCCTGGATCATCCGGCCATTAGAGTTCAACGTACGGTACTGTACCGGGAGTTGCGGCGCGGCCACCCGTAACTACCTCTCGGATCACGCGGAGGTGGTATCACTTCACATAGAGAACAATGCTGGGGGAACCGACATGGCTATGTGCTGCGTTCCGAAAGACATCAGCGGAATGGAGGTGATTTACCTAGAAAACAATGTAGTGCACACAACCACCATAAAAGTTATCGTCGAAACGTGCGGTTGCGCGTAG